The window TGATCCAGTGAGGTGATGAAGATGACAGGTGTGGCGATGTTGGCCTCTTTGAGTGTTTTTAAAAGCTCAAAACCGCTCAGGTTTGGGACGTTGATGTCCAAAACCAAGATGTCAAATTTGTGTTCAAAAATGGCATCAAGCGCTTCTTTGCCATCGTAAAAGAGCTTTACATGTAAACCATGTTCGACTAAAAACTCTTCAATAATTTCGCTAAGAATGGGGTCGTCTTCTAAGAGTAAAATTTTCATAAGAGCCATTATACACTAAAATTTTTTGCTTCCTCAAACTTATTCATGATTAAAAAGGGCGGAATAGTTGACTTATCGGAGTGTTTTTGTTATGATTTTGCTAGATAGACTTCTTTCATAACCCATTGAAAAAAGAGTATCGCTTATAGCACATCACTTTTTAAAACTAAAAGCATCGCCATAGCTTCTGCTATGACTCAATTTTGAGTTTCAAAAATTAACGCACTCTAAGCAAACTCTTTATCTTTTCAAGAGTTATGCAAGAAGTCTAATTTTTAAAACAAGGAGTTCTACCATGACATTTCACTATGCCTCATTTCATGGAAAAATAACACTTGTTTTATGCCTCATGCGTTGCTGCTAATACACTAAGAATTTCACAAAACCCTTTTAAAATCCGTTCGTTTTGATCTTAAAATAAAGTCAAACGATACACACTCATTTTTACATGTAAGAGATAGAAACAATGAAAAAAGAAATAAAATACGAACTCAAATATGGGCGCATGAGCCCCATTACCGAACTGCCCGATAGACAGCGTTTTTTAAACACATTGGAGCATTCCCAAGCCAATAAATTAGCTCTTTTAAACATCAATGGCTTTTGGAATTTTAACCATGTGTTTGGGTATGCCATCGGTGATGAGATCTTAAAAATAATCTCTGGGAGGCTTCAAAAACGCTTCCCTAACTCGGTTGTTTTCCACTTAGGTGGTGATAATTTTGCCGTTCTTGCGGGTAAAGAGGTTGGCAAAGAAGCCTTCTTGCAGGCAATCAATTCGTGTATGTGGTACTTTGGAAATTCAGCGCTTAGCATTGAAGAAGAGAAGATTTATGTCGCCATTCGCGTAGGCGTTGCCATCGACTATGTTGACCTGTTTCTCAATGCCGAATTTGCCATCAAACAAGCTAAACGCATCGGCAAGGACATCGTGGTCTATGACTCATCCAGTGTCACACTGTGCCGTCCGACCCATACGAGCGCTAGAGCGGACTTAGAGTGGCAAAAGGCGATTCGTCAAGCATTGCTGAAAGATCGTTTTGAGGTGTATGCGCAAAGCATTCAAGGTGGTAAGGTCAAAAAATTTGAGTGTTTGGTACGGATGAAAAGCACCAACGGTGGCGTCATCTCGCCGTATCAGTTTTTGGAACATGCTAAGAGGGCGCATCTGTACACGAGCATCACGAAAGTGGTGGTTCAAAAATCGTTTGAGTTTTTTGCCGACAAAGAGGCGGAGTTTTCCATCAACCTCACATTGAGCGACATTTTAGACCAAGAGACGACCAGTTTTATCATCGAAAAGATGAACGTTTACCGAGTCGCCAATCGTTTGACGGTAGAGCTTGTGGAGAGTGAAAACATAGAGAATCATCCTGAGGTTTTTGCGTTTCTCTCGTTGCTCAAAAAACAAGGCGTGAAAATCGCCATCGACGACTTTGGTACGGGCTACTCGAACTTTGAGTATGTGGTAAAGCTTCAAGCCGATTACATCAAGATTGACGGTTCGCTCATTCGCAACATCAACAAAAATGCCACACATCGAGCCGTGGTCGAAGCCATTGTCACGTTTTCGAAAAAAGTAGGTATGCAAACGGTCGCAGAGTTTGTCTCAGACTATGAGATTTACGAAGCGTGCCAAGACCAAAAAATCGACTACTTTCAAGGCTATCTCTGGAGCGAACCCCAACCGCTTCATAAGCTTAAACTCTGAGGGGTAAGTGGCTAGAGATAGCCACTTTTTTCTTTCCATTCCACAAATAGTACACAGACGTTTCCTATACTTGAGTAACACTATTACTAAAAAAAGGAAACGAATGTTACACCCCAAAAAAAGTATTGCTACGCTAATGCTTGCCACTGTTTTTTCAAGTCAAGCGTTTGCGATGGATGACCACTCTGCTCACAACCATGCTACACACAGCCATAGTATGGCATCCACCGTTGGTAAACCCTCCGACGCCTCGCTCGCAAACAAAACCATCAAGCTTGATTTGCTTGATTCCATGCGGTTTGAATTTCATAACACAATGAGCATCAAAGAAGGAGATATTGTTAGATTTGTTGTGACCAATAAAGGCGTGATTGACCATGAGTTCTCCATTGGGAGTGAAAAAGAGCAAAAAGCACATCTTGAAATGATGAAACAGATGCCAAATATGGTGCACAGTGATGGCAGTACCATTACCGTTAAACCGAATGAAACCAAAGAGCTCACATGGAAATTTACCAAAAGAGACACGGTGATGTTCGCGTGCAACATTCCAGAGCATTTTGAAGCGGGGATGCACCACAAGGTTGTTATAAAGTAGGTAGTACGATCTTGTTTAAAAAAATTAAAAATTAAACTCCTTTCTTGCGTGACTGATTTAACAGTCACGCTCTCTTTCTTTTTTCACTCCACAAATATTGCATACGTCTTTTTTATACTTCTATTACATTTTAATAAAAACAGGAGTACACAATGAAATATAAAATAACGATGGCAACGATTGCCCTTATAGCGATTTTTTCCAATCAAGCTTTTGCTGAAAATGGTCATGGCGGAGAGGGAAAAGGAATCAACCAGAAGCGAGAGTTTTCTATAGGTAGTGAACAAGTGCAAAAGAAAAATAATGAAGCTATGAATCAAATGCCCAATATGATGCCTAATATGATGCACAGTGATAGTAAGAACATGATGCACAAGCCTGAAGAGACAAAGAAGTAAGATTAAAATTTACCAAAAGAGACACGGTGATGTTTGCGTGCAACATTCCAGAGCATTTTGAAGCGGGAATGCACCACAAGATTGTTATAAAGTAGTATGATTGTTTTGATGAGAGTTATTGCACAAATAGTACACACACGCTTTCTATACTGTCACTATATTTTTACAAGGAGTACGTGATGAAGAAGATTTTAGGGATGTTTTTAGCGGTGGCGTTAAGCCTCGGGAGTTTGTATGCGGCAGAGGCGCTTTCTAAAAAAGGTATGGCTGGGCCATTAGAAGTGGAGTACAGCACGCTAAAGCCTGTCTCGCAGGGTATGAATCTTATCAAAGTCAAAGTTATGGATGGCACTAAAGAGGTTAAAGATGCCAAAGTAAGCATCATTGCAGCGATGCCAGCAATGCCTGGAATGCATGCGATGGAAGAAAAAACAGACGCTGTGTATAAAGATGGTGCCTATGAAGCCAATGTCATTTTTTCAATGAACGGTACATGGCAGCTTAACATCGTCATCGAAACCAGTGACGGCAAAAAACAACGCTTAAAATCAAGCGTTAACCTCTAATGAAACGCGTCCTTATAGCAGTCGTAGCCCTCGCGGGCTACGCTTTGGCGCAAAGCGAGTTAACCTCTTTAGCCTACAGTCATAACTATGAGTTAAAAGCGCTAGAGGCTGAGGTGCAAGCACTTGAAAAAGAGGTTGATATAAGCAAGATTTGGGAAAACCCTATGCTCTCCCTTGGGGTAAACGACATCTTTTTAAATGAGCCACTTAAACGAAACCAAGAAGCCCAAAATGAGGCGATTTCTCTTTCCCAAAAGATCCCAACGGGTGGAAAACTGGATATCAAAGAGTCGATTGCATTGCAAGATTTGGCGATTAAAAAGATAGAACTTAAAGCCAAAAAACTCGAAATGCAACGTGAAATTGGCGTGTTGGAGCAGAGTTACATCCGCATCAACCAAGACCTTGCTTTAGTAATGAAGTATGAAAAAGTGTTGGAAGACCTTAAAAACGCGCATCTTGCTTATAACACCACGAGCGCGCATTATGTCGATACGCTGAACAATACGATTTTGCAAAAAAATCTTGCCATCGAGAAAAAAACATTGCTTCGCGACAAAGCTTCTATAGAGCGAAAGCTAGAGAGCATCATCGTTACGCAAATGCCTGAGATGAGCGCACATGAGGGATTATTGCCTTATAAACTCAGTGATGAAGAGAAGTTGTTGGAAAAATCACCCAAGCTTCAAGTTCAAAACATGCAAAGCAGTAAAGAGCTGTTGAACTTACGTTATGAAAAAGCGAACAAAACGCCTGATGTAACGGTAACTCTTGGCTACAATCGAAGACAAGGTAGAGATGACTACGCCTTTTTAGGCGTTTCTGTGCCGCTTCCGATTTATGGTAAAGAAAATGCCTCCATCCAAAAAGCCACACTGACTCATGCCGCATCTCTTCAGAGTGTGCAGTCGGTGCATAAAAGCTTACTGTTTGAGCTAAGAGATGAACTTCTTAACAAAGAGCTTCAGTACGACAAAATCTCACTTGCCAAAGAGGTTTTATATGAAAACGAGAAGATGTACCAAGTGCTTCAAAGCACGGCTCTTAGCCAAAATGACGCACTTTTAAGCCTTTTAAATGTACTCAGTCAAATCATTGAAGCGCAAAAACAGATCAATGCCAATACCTTTGCGTATAACGAGTCTATCATCAAAATCTACACCCTTTTAGGAGTCGAGCTATGAAAGTCACCCATCTCATTTTAACAGCACTTTTACTCTTAAGTGCTCAGCTTGACGCCAAGCAGATTTTCAATGTCAAAACCATCGAAGTCAAAAAAGTGTTGGAAGGTTCCGCCAAGGAGTTTTACGGTTATACCAAAGCGAATGAAGAGAGCGTGAAAGAGGTAAGCTTGCGTTATGACGCGTTTATCGAGCAGCTTTATGTCAACAAAAACTTTTTACATGTAAAAAAAGGTGAACCTTTGGCGAAGCTCTATTCGCAAGAGATTTATACTGCAGAATTAGAACTGATCAACGCGCTTCGCATCAAAAGTGACAGTATGGTTCAGAGCATTACCCAAAAGCTCAAACTTTTAGGGGTCGATGAGAAAACCATAGCGAAGATTATTGCCGATAAAAACGTGCCTGAAAACATCACCATTGTTTCGCCCTACAGCGGCATCGTAACGGTAAAAGCGGTCAATCAAGGCGCATTCGTTCCTAAAGGCACAAAGCTTTATGAGATCAGCGATTATACAAACTTATGGCTCATCGTCAAAGTCTATGAAAAAGACCTCGACTTTGTGAAAAGCACCCAAACTGCCGACATCTTTTTTGATATGAGTGCAAAACCTTACAAAGCTAAAATTGATTTTATCTACCCAAAAGTTGATCCGCAAACGAAAAGTGTGGACGTACGTTTGGTCATTGAAAACAAAGACCTTGAGATTTACGAAAACGCGTTTGCCAAAGCACGGTTTGGTACGGCTAAACGTGAGTATCTAGCCCTTCCAAAAAGTGCGGTGATGACCAAAGGTGCGAAGACGAGTGTCTTTGTCAAAGGCGAATTTGAGGGTGAGTATGAGCCTAGAGAAATCGAAGCAAAGCGGTTGAATAACGACACATTTGAAATCGTCTCAGGCTTAAAAGAGGGCGATGTGGTTGTCTCAAATGCGCTCTTTATGTTTGATGCCGATGCCCAAAATAACGCAGGGGCGATGAAATGATCGAAAGTATCATTGAAAAAAGCGTCAAAAACAAGGCGCTTCTTCTTTTAACCTTGCTTATTGCCGCTTTTCTCTCATTTTGGGCGATTCGGCAGACGCCA is drawn from Sulfurospirillum arsenophilum NBRC 109478 and contains these coding sequences:
- a CDS encoding EAL domain-containing protein — translated: MKKEIKYELKYGRMSPITELPDRQRFLNTLEHSQANKLALLNINGFWNFNHVFGYAIGDEILKIISGRLQKRFPNSVVFHLGGDNFAVLAGKEVGKEAFLQAINSCMWYFGNSALSIEEEKIYVAIRVGVAIDYVDLFLNAEFAIKQAKRIGKDIVVYDSSSVTLCRPTHTSARADLEWQKAIRQALLKDRFEVYAQSIQGGKVKKFECLVRMKSTNGGVISPYQFLEHAKRAHLYTSITKVVVQKSFEFFADKEAEFSINLTLSDILDQETTSFIIEKMNVYRVANRLTVELVESENIENHPEVFAFLSLLKKQGVKIAIDDFGTGYSNFEYVVKLQADYIKIDGSLIRNINKNATHRAVVEAIVTFSKKVGMQTVAEFVSDYEIYEACQDQKIDYFQGYLWSEPQPLHKLKL
- a CDS encoding cupredoxin domain-containing protein; the encoded protein is MLHPKKSIATLMLATVFSSQAFAMDDHSAHNHATHSHSMASTVGKPSDASLANKTIKLDLLDSMRFEFHNTMSIKEGDIVRFVVTNKGVIDHEFSIGSEKEQKAHLEMMKQMPNMVHSDGSTITVKPNETKELTWKFTKRDTVMFACNIPEHFEAGMHHKVVIK
- a CDS encoding FixH family protein, translated to MKKILGMFLAVALSLGSLYAAEALSKKGMAGPLEVEYSTLKPVSQGMNLIKVKVMDGTKEVKDAKVSIIAAMPAMPGMHAMEEKTDAVYKDGAYEANVIFSMNGTWQLNIVIETSDGKKQRLKSSVNL
- a CDS encoding TolC family protein, with product MKRVLIAVVALAGYALAQSELTSLAYSHNYELKALEAEVQALEKEVDISKIWENPMLSLGVNDIFLNEPLKRNQEAQNEAISLSQKIPTGGKLDIKESIALQDLAIKKIELKAKKLEMQREIGVLEQSYIRINQDLALVMKYEKVLEDLKNAHLAYNTTSAHYVDTLNNTILQKNLAIEKKTLLRDKASIERKLESIIVTQMPEMSAHEGLLPYKLSDEEKLLEKSPKLQVQNMQSSKELLNLRYEKANKTPDVTVTLGYNRRQGRDDYAFLGVSVPLPIYGKENASIQKATLTHAASLQSVQSVHKSLLFELRDELLNKELQYDKISLAKEVLYENEKMYQVLQSTALSQNDALLSLLNVLSQIIEAQKQINANTFAYNESIIKIYTLLGVEL
- a CDS encoding efflux RND transporter periplasmic adaptor subunit is translated as MKVTHLILTALLLLSAQLDAKQIFNVKTIEVKKVLEGSAKEFYGYTKANEESVKEVSLRYDAFIEQLYVNKNFLHVKKGEPLAKLYSQEIYTAELELINALRIKSDSMVQSITQKLKLLGVDEKTIAKIIADKNVPENITIVSPYSGIVTVKAVNQGAFVPKGTKLYEISDYTNLWLIVKVYEKDLDFVKSTQTADIFFDMSAKPYKAKIDFIYPKVDPQTKSVDVRLVIENKDLEIYENAFAKARFGTAKREYLALPKSAVMTKGAKTSVFVKGEFEGEYEPREIEAKRLNNDTFEIVSGLKEGDVVVSNALFMFDADAQNNAGAMK